In one window of Aquimarina spinulae DNA:
- a CDS encoding ligand-binding sensor domain-containing protein: protein MKIFRSLFLFFFAFSFAQNDYNYTSYGTNNGLSSSQIYDLYQDKKGYIWLATQKGIIRYNGYEFEKFGSNEKLEDAIFDFFPQANGQIWCRTQNTEQTFIIDEKTEEIKLYNYNDKLNNLISKKSVVESIYLDAEQSLHIGGKGINGEIIISKSGEILQPPADTELKEGIYIVSKKTFSENPFFFLSNDTTELSKHLVKTKLKGSTLRSAITLGNKSYTIFINGELIEVITDKGDIHTSIKNKYSPLGLKTINDSQFFVGYHHGGARIVDINGNTNTTFLEGLSVTNFLIDHHGGYWFSTLNSGVFYIKNPCIKNKRIPFIENPHVNSLAKDKNKALYFSTTDGCIVRFKQDEKAVMFSKSTGNIHGLVTSDTIKNELFIYNNNRLITPFNKNIDLGYTLKLSEPDGSSTILASSNGAVRIITPEYVNSIDTPYRVLDAIIRKDTLYIGTSKGLFKQNETSFTSFFPKGTPFFDARIEDIDIHPKKEELYLATVGKGIIVVKKDSTYTINTKDGLNSNTIKEIYFENENVLWACTNKGVNKIVFGVDKDIDIKGVSVQEGLTSNEIEDIEIIDDTVWLGTKRGITYFPKSVLESNIPGAYFLKIKSLKVNDSIQITSRSQKLKYDENNLEFFVEGILFANNKLKYKYKLEGFDEEWQFSDNRKIRFSSLPHGSYTFMVKACNNEKDCSENVQTYSFIIKLPYWKTLWFQLACLIAILLLIYLFLRIKILYTNRSFTRELMRLLIKRVNKNEKYILFKEGKKEIKIKTNEILYVKSSGNYIDIITEHKNYTLRTKIGCFIESTPDPLEYIRIHRSYIIRVDKVHSKSKTEVTINNEKLPVSTKYVSELDKIHF, encoded by the coding sequence AGAAACTAGAAGATGCAATTTTTGATTTTTTCCCGCAGGCTAATGGTCAAATTTGGTGTAGAACTCAAAATACAGAACAAACATTTATTATAGATGAAAAGACTGAAGAAATAAAATTATATAACTATAATGATAAACTGAATAATCTGATTAGTAAAAAATCGGTTGTAGAAAGTATATATTTAGATGCTGAGCAATCGTTACATATTGGAGGAAAAGGAATTAATGGTGAAATTATTATTAGTAAAAGCGGGGAAATATTACAACCTCCGGCTGATACTGAATTAAAAGAAGGTATATATATAGTTTCTAAAAAGACTTTTTCAGAAAACCCGTTTTTCTTTTTAAGTAATGATACTACTGAACTTAGCAAACATTTAGTAAAAACCAAACTAAAAGGTAGTACATTAAGAAGTGCTATTACTTTAGGAAATAAGTCTTATACAATTTTTATTAATGGAGAATTAATAGAAGTTATAACCGATAAAGGAGATATTCATACTTCTATAAAAAATAAATATAGCCCTCTAGGTCTTAAAACGATAAATGATTCTCAGTTTTTTGTAGGATATCATCATGGAGGAGCTCGCATTGTTGATATTAATGGAAATACAAACACCACATTTTTAGAAGGATTATCGGTAACCAATTTTTTAATAGATCACCATGGAGGGTATTGGTTTTCAACATTAAATTCTGGTGTATTTTATATTAAGAACCCTTGCATCAAAAACAAAAGAATCCCATTTATAGAAAACCCTCATGTAAATTCTCTGGCAAAGGATAAAAATAAAGCATTGTATTTTTCAACAACCGATGGATGTATCGTACGTTTTAAACAAGACGAAAAAGCTGTAATGTTTAGTAAATCTACTGGTAATATTCATGGTTTGGTTACGAGTGATACTATAAAAAATGAGTTATTCATCTATAATAATAATAGACTCATAACCCCATTTAATAAAAATATTGATCTAGGCTATACATTAAAACTTTCTGAGCCAGATGGTAGTTCAACTATTTTAGCATCAAGTAATGGAGCGGTGAGAATAATAACACCAGAATATGTAAACTCTATTGATACTCCGTATCGCGTCCTAGATGCAATTATTAGAAAAGATACGTTGTATATAGGAACCTCTAAAGGTTTATTTAAACAAAATGAGACCTCTTTTACTTCATTTTTTCCGAAGGGTACACCATTTTTTGATGCCAGAATTGAAGATATAGATATACATCCTAAAAAAGAAGAACTATATCTCGCTACAGTAGGCAAAGGTATTATTGTTGTAAAAAAAGATAGTACATATACAATAAATACCAAAGATGGATTAAATAGTAATACCATTAAAGAGATTTATTTTGAAAATGAAAACGTTCTATGGGCTTGTACCAATAAAGGTGTTAATAAGATTGTATTTGGAGTTGATAAGGATATCGACATAAAAGGAGTATCTGTTCAAGAAGGGTTAACTAGTAATGAAATAGAAGATATTGAGATTATAGATGATACAGTGTGGTTAGGAACAAAAAGAGGAATAACCTATTTTCCAAAATCTGTTTTAGAATCGAATATACCCGGTGCTTATTTTTTAAAAATTAAAAGCTTAAAAGTTAATGATTCTATACAGATTACTTCTAGATCACAAAAATTAAAGTATGATGAAAATAACCTTGAGTTTTTTGTTGAAGGAATATTATTTGCCAATAATAAATTAAAATACAAATATAAATTAGAAGGCTTTGATGAAGAATGGCAATTCTCTGATAATCGAAAAATTAGGTTTTCTTCACTACCACACGGTAGTTATACTTTTATGGTAAAGGCGTGTAATAATGAGAAAGATTGTTCAGAAAATGTACAGACGTACTCTTTTATTATTAAACTTCCTTACTGGAAAACCTTGTGGTTTCAGCTAGCATGCCTAATCGCTATTCTTTTATTGATATATTTATTTCTTAGGATAAAAATACTGTATACTAATCGAAGTTTTACTCGAGAACTAATGCGTTTATTAATAAAACGGGTAAACAAAAATGAAAAGTATATACTATTTAAAGAAGGTAAAAAAGAAATCAAAATAAAAACTAACGAAATCTTATATGTTAAATCCTCTGGAAATTATATTGATATTATTACAGAGCATAAAAACTATACCCTTAGAACAAAAATTGGCTGCTTTATAGAATCTACTCCCGACCCTTTAGAATATATTAGGATTCACCGATCTTATATCATTCGAGTAGATAAAGTACATTCAAAATCGAAGACCGAAGTGACGATTAATAATGAGAAATTACCGGTAAGCACAAAATATGTTTCCGAATTAGATAAAATCCACTTCTAG